In Carassius carassius chromosome 27, fCarCar2.1, whole genome shotgun sequence, the sequence GTGTCTTCTTCACCACCTCTGTGTGCACTGACCATCTGAAGACTGCAGTTATTTAATCACCAAGAAATGTGATGCTCCAGATACTGGGCTTCCATTGATGGGAGTGCTCTCTGTATTGTCTCCTGAAGTTTAACACAAACTCCTTGGTTTATCTCCAGACTGATTTGATCAATTTGGGGTACGGGGTGAATTCTGTGGGCTCTAGAGTTGAGGGTCAGTGAAGATGAGATCTGACCTCCAGTTTTGATCACATATCCCTGTTGAAAAACAGCATATGTttgttaggtatgttttgaagcatggtttCATCTGGTTATGAGCTGGTCCCGAGCAGAagctagttgcttaggaccagttcaggaccagcttaaaccagctgtcatgcttcaaaacatacctaacaaACATATGCTGTTTTTTATAAAAAGGTTCATAAAATCGAACAGAACTTTCCACTCCTGCGCTCTCAGGCTAATTTgacctgtttagtaaatctggtccTTGATGTTTTAAAACATGCTGGACCACAGACAGGGAGAGGAAGTGACTGGATGTATTAGAAATTACCAAACAATATAGTGTACAATCTCCCAGTCACACCAGAAACGACCaaaaaacaccgctcttctgctTTTTCCTGGAAGGTGTTTGGCTTGATGATGGAGTTCTCTGCACATATTCAGGCACACTGCAGCAACTTGGTTCTCGTTGACAAGAGATTTGCAACCTTTAATTGCAAAGCTTGTTATCTAGTGAATGCACATTTGCTGGAAGAATTTTCTGGCTGTGCTTTTGTAGTCACGACCAGCAGTCCAGAAAATGAGCTCCAATTCCATCTTTGCAAACAATAGATCGATATCGGGGGAACTTGTTTGCTATTTCCAAAAGTGTTTGTCAGTCGTAGATGATATCCAGCACAAAAGCCACACAAATTAAACACAAGAACTAAATTAAGTCAGAACATGCAGTCGCACTCAGTGTTATCATCGCCCTCCTGAGAAACAACTACATTTTCGTGATTAAACCCCCACTGGGACTGACGCTCAGGTTGTGAATTTGAATCTGTCTGCTGTGATAATGAAGACTGAGAAACATTCTGAAGAAGTCAGACGCAAAAGCAATGTGTAAATTAGAAAAGCCTTCGTAACATCAGTGAGTAATTGAACAGTCCAGTGAGCGCTGGTTCAATTAACAGTAAGTGTAGCTTCCAGCCATCCAGACACTGCCTAGAAGAGGTCAATCGTCAAATCGCTGCAAGAACAATGAGACTCGAGCGAGAAGCAAGATATCAGCGTGAGCTCCAGACATCAGCAGAATGTGTAATAGTGATGCAGATGAGACGTGGGTAAGGATTTGGACAACAAATGAGGCCGAGAAAGACTTTAATTATAAAGTGATGCGTGTGGCACTGATCAAACTACAGTATATAACACACCAGCCTgggtaatttataaaaaaatattcattattattggTTTAAAAATATGATAATCTAATCAAAGGCAGTTAGGGATTGTCAAAagtgtcacgtcactttttattCACATTCACAACTTTATTgtgatgtacacacacacacacacacacacacacacagattttacCCGCAAATGCTGGTCTCATAGTGAAGTCATGATCATCAACACGCAGAAGATGGTCTGATTTCAGCTGATGTGTCTTAGTTTCATCCAGCATCTTCTTGAAAAGTGAACTGCAAAAGAACATCTCAACTCTTCAGCGcaatctcatacacacacagacgTCTCATTATTCACCACTCGATCTTCAAGTTTTGAGGTAAAAACTACCTAtttaactgtaataaaataaaaactttgaattaactgcactaaacatttttaaatgcacactAGTATATATTAGCAGTTTTAACAAAATGGATTAGTATTTCCAATAAATGATAAAAGGCAtttattaatagaaatattaagATTTAGAATTTTAACATCATCAACATATCATGAACTCCATTCTCTTCAGTAAAACATTTGTTCCTGAAATGTGAAATGAGTTCAGATTGGCTTTTCCACACAGAATTTCTTAGGTTCAgttttgaaaagtaaaaaaaaagaaagaaagaaagaaaaaaattacaaactaCATAACGTTAAGTGGTTTGCTGTAAATTACAGTTTATTCTGGTTTTGCTGTCACATATAGTTTTTACAATGACAATTTTTTAAACCCTTAAACCGCATATTGAACTGCTTATTTTGTTAGTTTTCTGAGCAGAATttaaactaaaacaataatgcagaatttaatttatgaaAAGGCAACATAAGGACACCATTACCATTATTTTCTCAGCCTAGACAGTAATTTGCCTAatgtacatttacttcactatattacaatcaaatctaatctaatcttgacaaactatatacagtatatcgttggaaaggtctacgactcccaaatatatattttaccaatgttttttgttaaaaatgatgtaggaaaagtaatagattaatttatgacaagagtgcaccctcaaaaatctacactataacaggagttttgaccttcgtttaaaaaaaaaagacttcttcgttgcctttttctctatcacattttagaaatcatcagaaattatatatcgactgaagacttaaaatctcaaaattcatcctttaaaaaccattttaaaatcagacattgcattaccatgtaaatggtacatcaatatcatgttacaaaatgttttcattcatgaattctacaaatttaagtttgaatcgtgcactataaagtctatgttcaaaaatgtgagtaacagttaaggggttaagaaAATTAATCACAATTTACAAAACCACAAGCATTTTTATAATTAGATTGTTTGTGCAAAGATAATGCAGTATCCTTTGTGACAACTATCCCAGCTCTCCATGGTGTCTATTTGCATATTAACTTGTTAAAACTAAACTAATAAGAGCGGGACACTTACGTTCCGTGTTTGTGATGTTGTTCAGATGTTCTCCTGAGGCTGTGCTTCATCTTCCCGCACTGACCGCACACACTGGCGCACAGCAGAAGAAAGACAGCTGTTATGAAGCGAGACATGGTGAAGGAGAGATGAGACGGTCATCTCGTCTTCCAGTCAGCCTCCGTTCATCAGATCAGACTGAAGTCAGCTCTGCAGGCGCTGAACGCTCGAGCTCACGCGCGCACTGATTGGTCAAGACATCGCGATTACCACGACGCGTCGAGTCATACTATTGTAACCTATTTGTTACATTTGAACTTTTAATTTAGTGCAATATTTGGTCATTGCAACATTTTCTGTGCAGTTTTCACTAACAACTGCcactttttaatctttttttattgcattatttgtcCTTTTAAATAGAACAGATGAAGATGTTTTAGTTGTCTATCATTGGGccaacatttattttatctacAGTACTGATTCACATATATGATGTTACTCTATTTAAATTCCAAACtctgaaattaatcaaattattaattgCATCAACTTTTCGTTTGCATAATACatgtgtgtaatgtgtatatttattatgtatatacacacacatacaagcatatatatatatttagaaaatattgactactatatttatgttcataatatatatatatatatatatatatatatatataaacataacttattttatatatgcatgtgtgtatttatatatacataaaaacatagacagtacacataaatatattatgtaatcaaacttattttggatacgattaatcgtttgacagatgtatataatgtatatatagatttttttttgtgaaaaagcaGCTCATCTGCacacattacagtaatgagattgtattatatgaacataaatatatatatataattgttaaaaataaaaacttaagagTCTTAAATGGTTGAAAGTTTTCTGAAAATTAGCAGATGATTCATTGACATTCATCATTGCTCTATGTGCATATGCTTTTAACTGTTAAACATTATTACAACCATTACTACAGCCggtatgtaaatgtttaattttgggATAGACAAACACACAACAGAAGCAATTCCATTTCTAcaggtttcagttttttttttttttttttttttttttcagtcgaaGACCAAATTTTGTACAATTTGTAACAACAGCCTTTCTTTAATGCATTATTTGGGACACCGTATACAAACAATAAATCGCAGGATCTGAAAACAAGCCACTTGTATtgatcatatttcaccccaaaaaaatttTATGAATTAGATTGATTTTGCATTAAGAAAGCAGGAACATTATGCCCAAATTCTTAATACATGCAACAcaatctcattactgtaatgtgtGCAGAGAAGCTgctttttcacaaaaaaagtctttaaaaaaatcttaaattaaaaggCAGTACAATTACTACCATGATGCATAAATACTTTACAGTTAAAATAGTACGTATATAATAACAGTATTAAGAACACATAACAGTAATAAGAATTGAATTTTTGAGTGGAATAATTGTCATGAAACATtagaatgcaaacaaacaaaaaaatcttaatggtccAAATACAGACTTGACTGTCTTCTTGTGAAATATACTTTAGCATTTTTGGGGGTGAAATCAGACCATGACGTGTTCTTGACCAGCGTACTGAGATTTGCCCCTCCAGTTTTTGTTCTGTGAATATATCCAGATATCTTCTCCCCTCCTGAAACACGAAGCTCTGTCCAGGAAGGACAAACATGAGACCGAGGATGAGCTGGACCTGGACGAGGGCAGAAGTAGGAAGAGTTCATAGTTCATAATCAAACTTATACTCATGAGCCAAATAGATCCTGCGGAAAATGAGCGCAGCTAGAGCGAGTGTGAGGAGGACGATGAGGACGGCCGAGCCCGTGTGACCGGGGTCCTGCGGGGGGAGCTGATCAGCGGGGGACGCCGGGGATCTCGGGGACTGGCTCTGGTTCTGCGAGCGCCGCTGACGTGGACTCGGAGCCGCTGGAACAGACAGACCCTCGCTTGATGTCTGAGGAGCAacagctgatgatgatgatgatgattcagTCTAGACCAGAAAAAAGACACTGAAGCTGATTACATCACATTTTCACACTACAGCTCTGGAGCCACTGAAAAACTAGCGTTTCATCAGCGTAGTGTTTCCCAATCCTCCCCGACAGCAGAGGGAACAGGAAATGATGCAGGCTAACACTGTGAGAGTGCAGGGGTGTTTGTCGCACCTGCTCAGAGGATGCTGTGTCTTCTGCGTCTCTCTCTTCTGTAGCTGAGCTCTCGCTGTTACTCGAAGCCGCTGCCACTGAACTGCCACTGTCTGCAGAGGAGCTGGATTCAGCCTGACGGACGAGATTTTTCACAATACAGTCATGAGAATTAGGCGGTAAATGTGCTTAGGATTAAaactgtcacaatgcaaaaagtcTTAACGTACCTATACTAGCTTGAGGCAATAACATTACAGGGAATAACATCCTGCAGTGGTCAGTTTTGAGATGTAGATGTTTATTTCactgcactttatctgtttgcatctgtagattgaATTTAAACATACCGCACCAGTTGCACCCCACTAAGGACGGCCCTCATCGAAACCTATTTTTCTCCTGCATTGAGCAGGACATCTCTACTTCAGCGGCACTTTGAAAGATCGGAGGATATTATattttgcaaaacttttttttattgaaattgtaatatttcaccttTATACTAGACACTAAAAAGCAGTTACACCCAGGACCTTAAGCGCAGAAATGAAAAATGTCCACCATTGAAAACCATTAAAACTACAGAATATAACCCCAGTTCCATTTTAGCATATGCATTCCTAGTTGATATGCTTTCATAATATGCCTATGCtcacttttttctgttttctttggtgaatttaaagtgaatttaaataACAATCATAATTGTGTGGGTGCATTGGTATGAATATCTGTGTGTGGTTTGTATGTGTGTTCTGAGAAatgtatgtacagtcgtggccaaagttttgagaattacataaatattggaaattggaaaagttgctgcttaagtttttataatagcaatttgcatatactccagaatgttatgaagagtgatcagatgaattgcatagtccttctttgccatggaaattaacttaatcccaaaaaaacctttccactgcatttcattgctgtcattaaaggacctgctgagatcatttcagtaatcatcttgttaactcaggtgagaatgttgacgagcacaaggctggagatcattatgtcaggctgattgggttagaatggcagacttgacatgttaaaaggagggtgatgcttgaaatcattgttcttccattgttaaccatggtgacctgcaaagaaacgcgtgcagccatcattgcgttgcataaaaatggcttcactggcaaggatattgtggctactaagattgcacctaaatcaacaatttataggatcatcaagaacttcaaggaaagaggttcaattcttgtaaagaaggcttcagggcgtccaagaaagtccagcaagcgccaggatcgtctcctaaagaggattcagctgcgggatcggagtgccaccagtgcagagcttgctcaggaatggcagcaggcaggtgtgagtgcatctgcatgcacagtgaggcgaagacttttggaagatgacctggtgtcaagaagggcagcaaagaagccacttctctccaaaaaaaaacatcagggacagattgatcttctgcagaacgtatagtgaatggactgctgaggactggggcaaagtcatattctccgatgaagcccctttccgattgtttggggcatctggaaaaaggcttgtccggagaagaaaaggtgagcgctaccatcagtcctgtgtcatgccaacagtaaagcatcctgacaccattcatgtgtggggttgcttctcatccaagggagtgggctccctcacaattctgcccaaaaacacagccatgaataaagaatggtaccaaaacaccctccaacagcaacttcttccaacaatccaacaacagtttggtgaagaacaatgcattttccagcacaatggagcaccgtgccataaggcaaaagtgataactaagtggctcggggaccagaatgttgaaattttgggtccatggcctggaaactccccagatcttaatcacattgagaacttgtggtcaatcctcaagaggcgggtggacaaacaaaaacccactaattctgacaaactccaagaagtgattatgaaagaatgggttgctatcagtcaggatttggcccagaagttgattgagagcatgcccagtcgaattgcagaggtcctgaaaaagaagggccaacactgcaaatactgactctttgcataaatgtcatgtaattgtcgataaaagcctttgaaacgtatgaagtgcttgtaattatatttcagtacatcacagaaacaactgaaacaaagatctaaaagcagtttagcagcaaacttttgaaaactaatatttatgtaattctcaaaacttttggccacgactgtatgtatttttattttgcatgaaaaaaataatgctacaaaaaaatgtatgttgtTTCTAATCATTGACACTGGAAAGAAatgtaagggggaaaaaaattatgtataattttatgatattttaaatttagaCACAAGGGTTAATTTAATCAATCAACAAAGGAAGTATgcggtgatactttttttttttaaccctactCACCAGTGATGTCTTGATCTCtaaaaaacatataatattttttgatgTTTTGATCATAAAAGAGCCTGACCTTGAAGTTGATCTGCCGTGCCAGTCTATGTGCCTGAGGGTCAACAGGTCGGAGGTCACTGTCAGGAGAGAGCGCCAGCAGAGCGGACCGCATACAGCTGCCACATGAATCACAGCAGAAATCCAGAGacctgccaaacacacacacacacacacacagaagaaaaaCTTAAACAAACATCACTAGAAACGAAAGAAACCTCATCACAACCCTTCACAAACTAATGACCTCCACATAGTAGGGAGTTTCACACCCATTCAATTATGCTAATGAGAAATAAGGATATTAAAAATATGAACTGTACTCCTGGATGCTGATTGATCAATACAGCATTCAACCTTAATTGTTCACTGTATGTCTGCTCAACACACATAGAGCCACCACATGTACATCTTCCTGCAATGGACTGGTCAATTATCACATTACGTCCTAAGCAGGAACAACTTAAAAactgaaagtgaaaatggtgtgaGTTACAGTCCAATCACAGCCAGAACATATCTGATGTTTAACAAACAGCTGTGTGAATCAGGAACTACAAGAAGTTGATTGTACTTCTGGATGGCCTTGATAAGGATCCAGGTTTGATGGCAGTGATGCATAGACATGAGTCGGAGTGATCTGTTGTCTTGAGTGTATGTGTGATGGGCGTGGATGTTTAATCAGCATGTGTTGATTGCAGATACAGCCATCAGAACAACAATCTGTCGCCCATCTCCTTGGGTCTTTTTGAAAGGACACAGCATGTCCACACATGCTAAAATGTGGCTTCAGCTGGATTTGATAATGGCTTTTAAGTCTCTAGGGCAATTCGTATTTGTCATCCTTCCCTATAAAAATGCTTGCTACCGATGCAAAACCGCTGAAAATCAATCCTGGTCCAAATGTTTGTATGACGAAGGAAAGTTTTCGGAGGcaatgtgtaaatgtgattgaCACAACGTGAGGTCATATAAATTGTTTTACGTGCAAAATTTTCACAGGAGAGTTCCGGATGTGCAAGGAACTTAAACTGAAGAgctattgttaaataaattacaaattattaaataaaaatgttcaatgtCACTAAAATAGTGAAAACCTTCAGTAAAACAGTCAATGTAATCTACGTTTTACACTATATGAGTGAATTTGATATTTACATCACTTATTTCTATGCACCTATACAACAACAGATTGCAATAAATAGCTATGAGACACAGGATGAACATCTTACTTTTTAGCGAGAGCTCTTCTCTCCTCAGGAGTGTAATCCAGAGATCCTATCGCTCCTTCACCTTTAGTTGGCATGAATCCAATGATCGCTATCAAGGCTGTCCGAACtgacacacacaataaaaaaaagagagaaacatacaGCTTAATGCTGAATAACAGAGGAAGCTACAGAATCAACACTGGATGCACTGTAAAACTACAGTAGGTGTGTCACACAGCAACAAGTGGTTTCATTTCATGTTGAGAGCATGTTTACATTTAGCATTCAGGAAAAGAAGACTATATTAATTCAACTGCATGGAGATACCCACTACTCCATGATGGCTGCCATGTTTCTGGATGGTGACCAGAAATGCTCAGACAGATCTTCTTCCCAACTTCAAACCGTCCATTGGGCTGGGGATGAGAGAAAGTATTGTATTATTTCAAGGAGAAACAAAAGGACAACAGAAAATTATTAGGAGAAGAGGAAGTCAGCAGATGACTAGAAGGACACTTATAAGCCATGGCATTAAAACCATCACTCAGAACCCCTTCACAAATATGCCACCTAATAGAAGGATGTGCAAAACTACATACTGTCGAAAAATCAAGTCAGGTTTACAGTGCAGACAGAATTGCAAAAGGACAGTTTAGCTTTCATGATTTCAAATGAAGCTGGATTGAAAAGTTCTGTTTTTGACTTTTAGTGTGTTTGATATGTTTGAGATTCTGAGGAACATTGGTTATCCAACAGTTGACGGAAGCCACTGATTATCAtagtggggtgggggggggggtgtgctacaaccccaattccagactttttgtaaaatgattttgtaaaatgcaataaaatcaagaatctgtgatttgttaattctttaaaaaaaaaaaatgaaaaattgcaaaGAATTTTGCTCTTTCACCAAGTACTATACATGATATTGCGAAAAGATTCAAGGAATCCAGAGAAATCCCAGTACATGTAGAGCAAGGCAGGAAGCCTCAGTTGAAGGTTCTTGCCCTTTGAGCCATCAGATGGCATTGCATAAGAAACTGTCATGATGCAGTGTTAAATATAGCCACAAGGGCtcaggagtacttcagaaaacCACTGTCATTTACCACAGTCTGCTGCTGCATCAAGAAATGCAACTTGAATATCTGTTACTCTAGGAGAAAGCAATACTCAATTCTATGTAGCGATGCTGCCGGGTTCTCTGGGCCAGAGCTCATCTCAGGTAGTCAAGAAGACATTGGAAATGTGTGCTGGGCTCAGATGAGTCCACATTTAAACTTGTTTCcaagaaaaatgttttcaaagaCCAAAGGGGCCATCTAGACTTTCATTAGCGACAGAAACAAAAGGAAATGTCTGTCATGGTATGAGAATGCACCAGATCAAACGGCATGGGTGACTGAAATATCACTGTAACGGGTTAAAAACTTCACAGTCACGGGAAGGAGAAGGCGGGAACCAGCAGAcctttaaatcaaactttaataaccaaaataaacacaaaacagcgtgacagcccctcgcggacgactgtcgcacacaaaataaaacccaggcctggtcctctctcgtccttcactgtcgtcgctcctcttttgtatccttccaatctcctccgtgggactccagaccggtgagtggagcaggtgtcgctcatttccaatcattccaccggcctcactccgttCCCATGGCTATCGGGCCCGCCCCGCTCGtaacatacccccatcgcccctcgcaggccggggggtactcccgagactgcgctctactgcCCCCCTCCAACCTCCAGGGGGACCACTCACGGTGGCTGCGGGAACCTGAGGGTAAGGACAGACAGACgaggcaagagaaaaggagatggaaggatgaggagcgaaaagacgagagaggggagagaggagaaaaaaaatagaaataattgttccggttcccagacacgctgctgcttggccctccaccagctgggtgaagtCTTCCACGGTGCCCGGTGGTGGCACTGGATGGCTCTCGgtagacggcacgacactcctccaccgcccggtggacggcgatggCTCCTCTGCTttcgggcagccggcaggagtcccccgttccctgctcctccccattcagGTGGATGGCAgtaggctccggccccctggcgaaggGCGCTgactcctctgctccctcacggacggcagcgaGTTCGTCCGTCCCTgtaactcactccagcccaccgcctcaagCGTCCACAGCGGCAGACTGCTCTcggcccgccccactcgtcacaatcacCCAATGGataagttgtggcctaatggttagagagtttgactcctatgCCCTTGagcccccaactgcttcccgggcgcccggttaaatgcagagcacgatttctgagtatgggtcaccatacttggccgtatgtcacatTCACAAATATGTCCAAAGGTAATATGTGACTCGGAGGATTGGTTTCGTAGACAGAGTGAATGAGCTAGACTAGCCCTAGTCTCCAGTCCTACTGAAAATGTATTGCTGAT encodes:
- the LOC132107125 gene encoding ubiquitin-conjugating enzyme E2 J1-like encodes the protein MESKYNLKSPAVKRLMKEAAELRDPTEHYHAQPLEDNLFEWHFSVRGPPDSDFDGGVYHGRIVLPPEYPMKPPSIILLTPNGRFEVGKKICLSISGHHPETWQPSWSIRTALIAIIGFMPTKGEGAIGSLDYTPEERRALAKKSLDFCCDSCGSCMRSALLALSPDSDLRPVDPQAHRLARQINFKAESSSSADSGSSVAAASSNSESSATEERDAEDTASSEQTESSSSSSAVAPQTSSEGLSVPAAPSPRQRRSQNQSQSPRSPASPADQLPPQDPGHTGSAVLIVLLTLALAALIFRRIYLAHEYKFDYEL